The following proteins are co-located in the Bombus pyrosoma isolate SC7728 linkage group LG12, ASM1482585v1, whole genome shotgun sequence genome:
- the LOC122573842 gene encoding insulin-like growth factor 2 mRNA-binding protein 1 isoform X1, which translates to MSLDKFTEGGVLQKEMERLEIEEKNGDTTSGAGSKVIVNNLPAQIRIEDIEALFSNCGQVQSVEKLSSRDPNLQTVLISYETQEQAQQAVNQLNGHEYEGSPLKVEMSTVENRRRGRSQRSGVAYSGVSGSGRQADFPLRILVQSEMVGAIIGRQGSTIRQITQMTRARVDVHRKDSLGAAEKAITIYGNPENCTNACKKIMEVTQQEAYGLSKGEISLRILAHNNLIGRIIGKGGTTIKKIMQDTDTKITVSSINDINNFNLERIITVKGSIDNMSKAESMISSKLRQSYENDLQAMAPQSLMFPGLHPMAMMSTAGMGYSSRGPGLYGTGPAPYPYQTSLPAQQGIPIGDTQETAFLYIPNTSVGAIIGSKGSHIRNIIRFSGASVKIAPIEQDKPVEQQNDRKVTIVGSPESQWKAQYLIFEKMREEGFVGGTEDVRLTIEILVPSTQVGRIIGKGGQNVRELQRVTGSIIKLSEQQSTSPSADEEATVQIIGPFFSVQSAQRRIRAMVLQSSGAPGAGVAGSRAGRGSSQEGGSRTRRDGSATSQQGGTASQHSAQQQSSTSPSNQQQSQNQ; encoded by the exons CGGTGCCGGATCCAAGGTTATCGTAAACAACCTGCCAGCTCAGATCAGAATAGAAGATATAGAGGCTCTGTTCTCGAACTGCGGTCAAGTGCAGTCCGTAGAGAAATTGTCCTCGCGCGATCCTAATTTACAAACCGTCCTCATCAGCTATGAGACGCAAGAACAAGCACAGCA GGCTGTGAACCAGTTAAATGGTCACGAGTACGAGGGTAGCCCGCTAAAAGTGGAAATGTCTACGGTGGAGAACCGACGTAGAGGCCGCAGCCAGCGCAGCGGCGTTGCTTATTCCGGGGTTTCGGGCTCCGGACGGCAGGCAGACTTCCCGCTCCGTATTCTTGTACAATCAGAGATGGTGGGAGCCATAATCGGTCGCCAGGGCTCTACCATACGTCAGATCACTCAGATGACGCGCGCGCGAGTGGATGTTCACCGTAAGGACAGCCTTGGTGCTGCTGAAAAAGCTATTACCATCTACGGTAACCCAGAGAATTGTACGAATGCTTGCAAGAAAATTATGGAGGTCACGCAGCAGGAGGCTTACGGTTTAAGTAAAGG CGAGATCTCATTGAGGATTCTTGCACACAACAATTTGATTGGACGAATTATCGGAAAGGGTGGCACCACcattaagaaaattatgcaGGATACAGATACGAAGATCACCGTAAGCAGTATCAACGACATCAACAACTTCAATCTCGAGCGCATTATCACGGTCAAAGGCAGCATCGATAACATGAGCAAAGCTGAATCTATGATTTCCAGCAAATTACGCCAAAGCTATGAAAATGACTTGCAAGCAATGGCA CCCCAAAGCTTGATGTTTCCTGGTTTACATCCAATGGCTATGATGTCCACTGCTGGTATGGGATACAGCTCACGTGGCCCCGGCTTGTATGGCACCGGACCAGCCCCATATCCTTATCAAACCAGTTTACCTGCGCAGCAAGGTATTCCAATAGGAGATACGCAAGAAACTGCGTTCCTCTACATCCCGAATACGAGTGTGGGGGCCATCATAGGAAGCAAGGGTTCACACATTAGAAACATTATCAGATTCTCTGGCGCCAGTGTGAAAATCGCGCCAATTGAGCAGGACAAGCCTGTAGAACAACAAAATGACAGAAAAGTAACTATCGTCGGATCACCAGAATCGCAGTGGAAA GCCCAATACTTAATTTTCGAGAAGATGCGCGAGGAAGGATTCGTGGGCGGAACCGAGGACGTCCGATTGACAATCGAGATTCTCGTACCAAGTACTCAAGTTGGCCGAATCATTGGCAAAGGTGGACAAAACGTAAGAGAATTGCAACGTGTAACCGGAAGTATCATAAAGTTATCGGAACAACAATCCACATCTCCTTCTGCCGATGAAGAAGCAACCGTCCAAATAATTGGCCCTTTCTTCTCTGTTCAG TCGGCACAGAGAAGAATTCGCGCTATGGTTCTACAGTCATCTGGTGCACCTGGAGCAGGTGTTGCAGGCTCACGCGCTGGTCGTGGTAGCAGCCAAGAAGGTGGTTCTCGTACTCGAAGAGATGGCAGTGCCACGTCCCAACAAGGTGGCACAGCGTCGCAACACTCAGCTCAGCAACAATCTAGTACTTCGCCTTCTAATCAACAGCAATCACAAAATCAGTAA
- the LOC122573842 gene encoding insulin-like growth factor 2 mRNA-binding protein 1 isoform X2, with amino-acid sequence MSTVENRRRGRSQRSGVAYSGVSGSGRQADFPLRILVQSEMVGAIIGRQGSTIRQITQMTRARVDVHRKDSLGAAEKAITIYGNPENCTNACKKIMEVTQQEAYGLSKGEISLRILAHNNLIGRIIGKGGTTIKKIMQDTDTKITVSSINDINNFNLERIITVKGSIDNMSKAESMISSKLRQSYENDLQAMAPQSLMFPGLHPMAMMSTAGMGYSSRGPGLYGTGPAPYPYQTSLPAQQGIPIGDTQETAFLYIPNTSVGAIIGSKGSHIRNIIRFSGASVKIAPIEQDKPVEQQNDRKVTIVGSPESQWKAQYLIFEKMREEGFVGGTEDVRLTIEILVPSTQVGRIIGKGGQNVRELQRVTGSIIKLSEQQSTSPSADEEATVQIIGPFFSVQSAQRRIRAMVLQSSGAPGAGVAGSRAGRGSSQEGGSRTRRDGSATSQQGGTASQHSAQQQSSTSPSNQQQSQNQ; translated from the exons ATGTCTACGGTGGAGAACCGACGTAGAGGCCGCAGCCAGCGCAGCGGCGTTGCTTATTCCGGGGTTTCGGGCTCCGGACGGCAGGCAGACTTCCCGCTCCGTATTCTTGTACAATCAGAGATGGTGGGAGCCATAATCGGTCGCCAGGGCTCTACCATACGTCAGATCACTCAGATGACGCGCGCGCGAGTGGATGTTCACCGTAAGGACAGCCTTGGTGCTGCTGAAAAAGCTATTACCATCTACGGTAACCCAGAGAATTGTACGAATGCTTGCAAGAAAATTATGGAGGTCACGCAGCAGGAGGCTTACGGTTTAAGTAAAGG CGAGATCTCATTGAGGATTCTTGCACACAACAATTTGATTGGACGAATTATCGGAAAGGGTGGCACCACcattaagaaaattatgcaGGATACAGATACGAAGATCACCGTAAGCAGTATCAACGACATCAACAACTTCAATCTCGAGCGCATTATCACGGTCAAAGGCAGCATCGATAACATGAGCAAAGCTGAATCTATGATTTCCAGCAAATTACGCCAAAGCTATGAAAATGACTTGCAAGCAATGGCA CCCCAAAGCTTGATGTTTCCTGGTTTACATCCAATGGCTATGATGTCCACTGCTGGTATGGGATACAGCTCACGTGGCCCCGGCTTGTATGGCACCGGACCAGCCCCATATCCTTATCAAACCAGTTTACCTGCGCAGCAAGGTATTCCAATAGGAGATACGCAAGAAACTGCGTTCCTCTACATCCCGAATACGAGTGTGGGGGCCATCATAGGAAGCAAGGGTTCACACATTAGAAACATTATCAGATTCTCTGGCGCCAGTGTGAAAATCGCGCCAATTGAGCAGGACAAGCCTGTAGAACAACAAAATGACAGAAAAGTAACTATCGTCGGATCACCAGAATCGCAGTGGAAA GCCCAATACTTAATTTTCGAGAAGATGCGCGAGGAAGGATTCGTGGGCGGAACCGAGGACGTCCGATTGACAATCGAGATTCTCGTACCAAGTACTCAAGTTGGCCGAATCATTGGCAAAGGTGGACAAAACGTAAGAGAATTGCAACGTGTAACCGGAAGTATCATAAAGTTATCGGAACAACAATCCACATCTCCTTCTGCCGATGAAGAAGCAACCGTCCAAATAATTGGCCCTTTCTTCTCTGTTCAG TCGGCACAGAGAAGAATTCGCGCTATGGTTCTACAGTCATCTGGTGCACCTGGAGCAGGTGTTGCAGGCTCACGCGCTGGTCGTGGTAGCAGCCAAGAAGGTGGTTCTCGTACTCGAAGAGATGGCAGTGCCACGTCCCAACAAGGTGGCACAGCGTCGCAACACTCAGCTCAGCAACAATCTAGTACTTCGCCTTCTAATCAACAGCAATCACAAAATCAGTAA